The Spirosoma radiotolerans genome has a window encoding:
- a CDS encoding DUF4385 domain-containing protein — MATNDRAFNYDLDYRTLNLREQPELYRVGKGEMGVLLVRPYKDEILPYWRFKTPEIARESSEKIYQLFLDYKQNGDFIGMDMARKFLQMGYTRSRRYANHKTGQKYDGAVPDDKKGQSGAHGREQLPREEDPIKAESARIFYGKYLEAREDEDYKKLKKEWQLKYG; from the coding sequence ATGGCAACCAACGACCGCGCCTTTAATTACGACCTCGACTACCGTACCCTGAACCTTCGCGAACAACCCGAACTTTACCGGGTGGGAAAAGGCGAAATGGGCGTTCTGCTGGTGCGGCCCTACAAAGATGAAATACTACCCTACTGGCGATTTAAAACTCCCGAAATAGCCAGGGAATCGTCTGAGAAAATCTACCAGCTATTTCTCGACTACAAACAGAACGGAGACTTCATTGGCATGGACATGGCCAGAAAGTTTTTACAGATGGGCTACACCCGGTCCCGGCGTTACGCCAATCATAAAACCGGCCAAAAATACGACGGAGCAGTACCCGATGATAAGAAAGGGCAATCGGGCGCGCATGGCCGCGAGCAGCTTCCCCGCGAGGAAGACCCCATCAAAGCGGAGTCAGCACGTATTTTCTACGGGAAGTATCTGGAAGCACGGGAAGATGAAGACTACAAGAAACTGAAAAAGGAATGGCAGCTGAAGTACGGGTAG
- a CDS encoding bifunctional 5,10-methylenetetrahydrofolate dehydrogenase/5,10-methenyltetrahydrofolate cyclohydrolase, whose amino-acid sequence MQLLDGKFLSAQIKLEIAAEVAQINQQGGKIPHLVAILVGNNGASETYVASKMKNCEEVGMHSTLIRFDPSVTEAELLDKVREVNENPDMDGLIVQLPLPDHINPDRVMETINPAKDVDGFHPINIGRMAKGLPAYISATPQGVLEMIKRYDIETAGKHCVVVGRSQIVGLPMSILMQRNTYPGNCTVTITHSRTQNLAEICRSADILVAALGKPEFVTADMVKEGAVVIDVGLERVRDASKKSGFSLKGDVKFDEVAPKTSFITPVPGGVGLMTICSLMQNTLKAARGEIYSRHD is encoded by the coding sequence ATGCAACTCCTTGACGGTAAATTTCTTTCGGCACAAATCAAACTGGAAATCGCGGCAGAGGTCGCGCAAATCAACCAGCAGGGCGGTAAGATTCCGCACCTTGTGGCCATTCTGGTTGGCAACAACGGGGCTTCGGAAACTTACGTTGCCTCTAAAATGAAGAACTGCGAAGAGGTCGGCATGCACTCAACGCTCATCCGGTTCGACCCGTCGGTGACCGAAGCCGAATTACTCGATAAGGTTCGGGAAGTGAATGAGAACCCCGATATGGATGGGCTGATCGTGCAACTCCCTCTCCCCGACCACATCAACCCCGACCGGGTGATGGAAACCATTAACCCGGCTAAAGACGTGGATGGTTTTCATCCCATCAATATTGGCCGCATGGCGAAAGGCCTGCCGGCTTACATTTCGGCTACACCACAGGGTGTTCTGGAAATGATCAAACGCTACGATATCGAAACGGCCGGTAAGCATTGCGTAGTGGTGGGCAGGAGCCAGATTGTGGGCCTACCCATGTCTATTCTGATGCAGCGGAACACCTATCCTGGCAACTGCACCGTTACGATTACCCATAGCCGCACCCAGAACCTGGCCGAGATATGCCGCTCTGCGGATATTCTGGTAGCCGCGCTTGGCAAGCCCGAATTTGTCACAGCCGACATGGTGAAAGAGGGTGCCGTTGTTATCGACGTAGGCCTGGAGCGGGTGCGCGACGCCAGCAAAAAGAGTGGTTTCTCACTCAAGGGCGACGTAAAATTCGATGAGGTGGCCCCTAAAACGAGCTTCATTACGCCCGTTCCCGGTGGCGTGGGCCTGATGACAATTTGCTCGCTGATGCAGAATACACTGAAAGCAGCCCGCGGGGAGATTTATAGTAGACATGATTGA